A section of the Acropora muricata isolate sample 2 chromosome 4, ASM3666990v1, whole genome shotgun sequence genome encodes:
- the LOC136914280 gene encoding protein DD3-3-like isoform X1: MRSISVFGFVAFVHFYQCMADVYLHFPPGSNNRLNGNRPNVRNANRLFDSQNNGKAGYNVGDSQSNKPARGDDISETIQKPLAFYMSDCDKDAAPTEVNIMWTNQHGTGPLTDDRVETQVILQYMCQPFSKEKVTDINADFDYHTIRNGGNSQTQLFNTRRKESSLIKKDRGLHEPKEYYHAYLRRGRNTGLFTADQNLRGSSAKYTRQNAAGIRRGLEVPEERDYYPYWGPTPWRDIAIMVSDNKTLEEMKGYVNSAELHEKWLCIMRNEQFPRRDRCPLTSSNKPQETCVASFISKESCEKSKGKWTKVHTNYKEVSANNQICSNVQLFQGIPYEAHKITQGTENKQQQLVKVDKPEVIFAPSTVVNHNGMNMHGKFSSYKWKIPFFPSQTRQRCVLRIRYNITTNDVPRNFDASNNNQVTNDPTTLAVDKTTQLQLALNTAQVGRTFQDRTHVLDIIPRPPGLKNKRIVYIGGMGKRGNIVQAYPAMEYRFYQDEVTVSTQDVVCFAWSGSNNNPNNYAGEGQQGSDRTNVCWVKEGCSSLQPKACSSLPLEVVDHLDKFDAASLNLHLNKGCYTGAGKLQAQLNNAPASCNPPCFRIIKAGNYCYMSTRNNNFSNRRHMGRITVTA, translated from the exons ATGAGGTCTATAAGCGTTTTTGGATTTGTGGCTTTCGTTCATTTTTATCAATGCATGGCAGATGTGTACCTACATTTCCCACCTGGGTCTAACAACCGTCTTAATGGAAACAGACCAAATGTCAGGAACGCCAACAGACTGTTCGACTCACAG AACAATGGCAAAGCTGGATACAACGTGGGTGACAGTCAGAGCAATAAGCCAGCCAGAGGAGATGATATCTCTGAGACAATACAAAAGCCTCTG GCATTCTACATGAGTGATTGTGACAAGGATGCGGCTCCAACTGAAGTAAACATCATGTGGACAAATCAACACGGGACGGGACCATTGACAGACGACAGGGTGGAGACACAAGTCATCTTACAATACATGTGTCAGCCTTTCTCCAAAGAAAAAGTAACTGACATCAATGCAGACTTTGATTATCATACCATCAGAAATGGAGGAAATAGTCAAACCCAGCTTTTCAAtacaagaagaaaagaaagttcgttgattaaaaaagaccGAGGGCTACACGAACCCAAAGAATATTACCATGCCTATCTGCGAAGGGGAAGAAACACAG GCTTGTTCACTGCTGATCAAAATCTTAGAGGCAGTTCAGCCAAGTACACAAGACAGAATGCTGCCGGCATCAGGAGGGGCCTGGAGGTTCCGGAGGAACGTGATTACTATCCTTACTGGGGCCCCACACCATGGAGAGACATCGCTATAATGGTCAGTGATAACAAGACTTTAGAAGAGATGAAAGGATATGTTAACAGCGCCGAATTGCACGAAAAAT ggttATGTATCATGCGAAACGAACAATTTCCGCGAAGAGACCGGTGTCCACTTACGTCGAGTAACAAACCACAGGAGACATGCGTCGCAAGTTTCATCTCCAAAGAAAGCTGTGAAAAGAGCAAAGGAAAATGGACCAAGGTTCATACCAACTACAAAGAGGTCTCTGCAAATAATCAGATCTGTAGCAACGTTCAGCTATTTCAGGGAATTCCTTACGAAGCTCACAAAATAACACAAGGTacagaaaacaaacagcaacaACTCGTCAAAGTGGACAAACCAGAAGTTATTTTCGCGCCTTCCACTGTTGTCAACCACAACGGAATGAACATGCATGGAAAGTTTTCTTCCTACAAATGGAAAATTCCCTTCTTTCCTTCGCAGACTAGACAACGCTGTGTATTAAGAATAAG GTACAATATCACAACAAACGACGTGCCAAGGAACTTTGATGCTTCGAATAACAATCA AGTGACAAATGACCCAACGACGCTCGCAGTGGATAAGACAACACAACTTCAGCTCGCCCTGAACACCGCTCAAGTCGGTCGCACTTTCCAAGACAGGACGCATGTCCTGGATATCATTCCCAGGCCTCCTGGCTTAAAGAATAAGCGAATTGTTTATATTGGAGGAATGGGAAAGAGAGGGAACATCGTGCAAGCTTATCCCGCCATGGAATATCGCTTTTATCAGGACGAGGTGACAGTTTCTACACAAGATGTCGTGTGCTTCGCATGGTCTG GATCGAACAACAATCCAAACAATTATGCCGGTGAAGGACAACAGG GATCGGATAGAACGAACGTATGCTGGGTGAAGGAAGGATGCAGCTCACTGCAACCCAAAGCTTGTTCCAGTTTGCCCCTCGAAGTGGTTGATCACTTGGATAAGTTTGACGCTGCTAGCTTAAACCTTCATCTAAACAAGGGATGCTACACCGGAGCAGGAAAATTACAGGCACAACTTAACAACGCGCCAGCTTCCTGTAATCCACCGTGTTTCCGCATCATTAAGGCTGGGAATTACTGTTACATGAGCACGCGCAATAACAACTTCTCCAACCGACGTCACATGGGAAGGATCACCGTCACGGCctaa
- the LOC136913436 gene encoding ATP-binding cassette sub-family D member 2-like: MAPFTKRHAKVVGVASLTIAGLYFVKKCGPKIGRKILIHIQRNGNKANLTVTDSSQINRSKVKLRNAGLDYEFVCEAWKLLKILFPGLWTKQVGLLFLHSVCLFIRTFLSIYVANLDGRIVKSVVQKNVPKFVLLLAKWIGVAIPATFTNSMIRYLESKLSLALRTELANHAYEKYFTKETYYRVGNLDGRMENADECLTEDIRMFCSSIAHLYSHLTKPCLDVFVICWTLNEMAVKRGTSWKLPSSIAAVVVCVTAVILRRLSPKFGKIVAEESQKRGQLRFLHSRVITHAEEIAFYGGHKVELHLLKQSFQSLAQQMELLFSKRLWFIMLEQFLMKYVWSASGLVMVGSSILLGNDAGSGQEGLADHGVSERTQLVTTSRSLMLSAADAIERIMSSYKEIIELSGYTSRVSEMFVVFEEVQRGHCQKQTSQKPMERTDSIDKAEELPSLGSHGEVVDLNQMPGGEVIDTEGSITLKDVAIITPCGDVVVSSLSFEMEPGMHLLITGPNGCGKSSLFRILGGLWPVYKGYLAKPPPSHLFYIPQRPYMPIGSLRDQVIYPHAVEDMHSHGVTEEHLEAILAIVHLQHIVKREGGWDVVKEWKDVFSGGEKQRMGLARLFYHRPQFALLDECTSAVSIDVEGNIFRAAKEAGISLLSISHRPSLWKFHTHLLQFDGEGGWRWEELDTATRLSLSEEKQKLEAQLAGVPKMQQRLHELCGLLGEDSVLREQK; the protein is encoded by the exons ATGGCACCTTTTACAAAGAGACACGCGAAGGTTGTAGGAGTCGCATCTTTAACAATAGCTGGCCTATACTTTGTAAAGAAGTGCGGTCCGAAAATTGGGAGGAAGATCTTGATACACATTCAAAGAAATGGAAACAAGGCTAATCTCACAGTCACTGATTCTTCTCAAATTAACAGGTCAAAGGTTAAACTGAGAAATGCAGGTTTAGATTATGAATTTGTTTGCGAGGCATGGAAGCTTTTAAAGATACTCTTCCCTGGTCTGTGGACGAAGCAAGTCGGATTGTTGTTTCTGCATTCAGTCTGCCTATTCATAAGAACGTTTTTGTCCATTTACGTCGCAAACCTAGACGGTCGGATTGTAAAGTCCGTCGTGCAAAAAAATGTCCCAAAATTTGTGCTCCTGCTTGCGAAGTGGATTGGCGTAGCAATACCCGCAACGTTTACAAACAGCATGATTCGTTACCTGGAGAGTAAGCTTTCACTAGCTCTACGTACAGAACTTGCAAACCATGCATACGAGAAGTACTTCACAAAAGAAACTTATTATCGTGTGGGAAACCTGGATGGCAGAATGGAGAATGCGGACGAGTGTCTAACTGAAGATATCCGcatgttttgcagttcaatAGCTCATCTTTACTCTCATCTAACTAAGCCTTGCCTGGACGTGTTTGTCATTTGCTGGACTTTGAATGAAATGGCCGTGAAAAGAGGGACTTCCTGGAAACTCCCCTCATCGATAGCAGCTGTCGTGGTGTGTGTTACTGCTGTTATTTTACGAAGGCTAAGTCCCAAGTTTGGCAAGATTGTTGCTGAGGAGTCACAAAAACGAGGACAGCTCAGGTTTCTCCACTCTAGAGTTATCACTCATGCTGAGGAGATAGCTTTTTATGGTGGACACAAA GTTGAACTTCATTTGCTGAAACAGAGTTTCCAGTCCTTGGCACAGCAAATGGAATTACTGTTTAGCAAACGCCTGTGGTTCATCATGCTAGAGCAATTCCTGATGAAGTATGTGTGGAGTGCTTCTGGTCTGGTCATGGTGGGATCAAGTATTTTGTTAGGAAATG ATGCTGGCAGTGGGCAAGAAGGCTTAGCTGATCATGGTGTCAGTGAAAGAACACAGCTCGTCACAACATCCCGCTCACTTATGCTTTCTGCTGCCGATGCCATAGAGAGGATCATGTCCTCATACAAAGAG ATTATAGAGCTGAGTGGTTACACTAGCCGTGTCTCAGAGATGTTTGTGGTGTTtgaagaagttcaaagaggccATTGTCAGAAACAAACCTCTCAAAAGCCAATGGAAAGAACAGATTCCATCGACAAAGCTGAAGAATTGCCCAGTTTGGGAAGTCATGGGGAGGTTGTTGACTTAAACCAGATGCCTGGTGGTGAGGTTATTGATACTGAAGGGAGCATTACCCTCAAGGATGTTGCAATCATAACACCATGTGGGGATGTTGTTGTGTCAAGTTTATCTTTTGAG ATGGAACCTGGGATGCACCTGTTAATAACTGGCCCAAATGGTTGTGGAAAGAGCTCTTTGTTTCGTATTCTGGGTGGATTGTGGCCAGTTTACAAAGGTTATTTGGCAAAGCCGCCTCCAAGTCATTTATTTTATATTCCCCAAAG ACCTTACATGCCCATTGGATCTCTTCGCGATCAAGTCATCTACCCGCACGCTGTTGAAGACATGCACTCCCACGGCGTCACTGAGGAACATCTGGAGGCTATTTTAGCCATCGTTCATTTGCAGCATATTGTTAAACGAGAGGGAG GATGGGATGTGGTGAAAGAATGGAAGGATGTGTTTTCTGGAGGAGAAAAACAGAGAATGGGCTTGGCGCGCTTATTTTATCACAG ACCACAGTTCGCCCTTTTGGATGAGTGTACGAGTGCTGTTAGTATCGATGTAGAAGGGAATATCTTTCGAGCTGCTAAAGAAGCTGGGATTAGCCTGTTAAGCATCTCCCACAGACCATCACTGTG GAAATTCCACACACATCTGCTTCAGTTTGACGGCGAGGGGGGCTGGCGCTGGGAGGAACTCGACACAGCGACGAGGCTCTCTCTCAGTGAGGAGAAACAGAAGCTGGAGGCACAACTTGCAGGAGTTCCCAAGATGCAACAGAGGCTACATGAGTTGTGTGGTTTACTTGGAGAAGACTCGGTTTTACGCGAACAAAAATAG
- the LOC136914280 gene encoding protein DD3-3-like isoform X2 yields MNMRSISVFGFVAFVHFYQCMADVYLHFPPGSNNRLNGNRPNVRNANRLFDSQNNGKAGYNVGDSQSNKPARGDDISETIQKPLAFYMSDCDKDAAPTEVNIMWTNQHGTGPLTDDRVETQVILQYMCQPFSKEKVTDINADFDYHTIRNGGNSQTQLFNTRRKESSLIKKDRGLHEPKEYYHAYLRRGRNTGLFTADQNLRGSSAKYTRQNAAGIRRGLEVPEERDYYPYWGPTPWRDIAIMVSDNKTLEEMKGYVNSAELHEKWLCIMRNEQFPRRDRCPLTSSNKPQETCVASFISKESCEKSKGKWTKVHTNYKEVSANNQICSNVQLFQGIPYEAHKITQGTENKQQQLVKVDKPEVIFAPSTVVNHNGMNMHGKFSSYKWKIPFFPSQTRQRCVLRIRYNITTNDVPRNFDASNNNQVTNDPTTLAVDKTTQLQLALNTAQVGRTFQDRTHVLDIIPRPPGLKNKRIVYIGGMGKRGNIVQAYPAMEYRFYQDEVTVSTQDVVCFAWSGSNNNPNNYAGEGQQGSDRTNVCWVKEGCSSLQPKACSSLPLEVVDHLDKFDAASLNLHLNKGCYTGAGKLQAQLNNAPASCNPPCFRIIKAGNYCYMSTRNNNFSNRRHMGRITVTA; encoded by the exons AT GAACATGAGGTCTATAAGCGTTTTTGGATTTGTGGCTTTCGTTCATTTTTATCAATGCATGGCAGATGTGTACCTACATTTCCCACCTGGGTCTAACAACCGTCTTAATGGAAACAGACCAAATGTCAGGAACGCCAACAGACTGTTCGACTCACAG AACAATGGCAAAGCTGGATACAACGTGGGTGACAGTCAGAGCAATAAGCCAGCCAGAGGAGATGATATCTCTGAGACAATACAAAAGCCTCTG GCATTCTACATGAGTGATTGTGACAAGGATGCGGCTCCAACTGAAGTAAACATCATGTGGACAAATCAACACGGGACGGGACCATTGACAGACGACAGGGTGGAGACACAAGTCATCTTACAATACATGTGTCAGCCTTTCTCCAAAGAAAAAGTAACTGACATCAATGCAGACTTTGATTATCATACCATCAGAAATGGAGGAAATAGTCAAACCCAGCTTTTCAAtacaagaagaaaagaaagttcgttgattaaaaaagaccGAGGGCTACACGAACCCAAAGAATATTACCATGCCTATCTGCGAAGGGGAAGAAACACAG GCTTGTTCACTGCTGATCAAAATCTTAGAGGCAGTTCAGCCAAGTACACAAGACAGAATGCTGCCGGCATCAGGAGGGGCCTGGAGGTTCCGGAGGAACGTGATTACTATCCTTACTGGGGCCCCACACCATGGAGAGACATCGCTATAATGGTCAGTGATAACAAGACTTTAGAAGAGATGAAAGGATATGTTAACAGCGCCGAATTGCACGAAAAAT ggttATGTATCATGCGAAACGAACAATTTCCGCGAAGAGACCGGTGTCCACTTACGTCGAGTAACAAACCACAGGAGACATGCGTCGCAAGTTTCATCTCCAAAGAAAGCTGTGAAAAGAGCAAAGGAAAATGGACCAAGGTTCATACCAACTACAAAGAGGTCTCTGCAAATAATCAGATCTGTAGCAACGTTCAGCTATTTCAGGGAATTCCTTACGAAGCTCACAAAATAACACAAGGTacagaaaacaaacagcaacaACTCGTCAAAGTGGACAAACCAGAAGTTATTTTCGCGCCTTCCACTGTTGTCAACCACAACGGAATGAACATGCATGGAAAGTTTTCTTCCTACAAATGGAAAATTCCCTTCTTTCCTTCGCAGACTAGACAACGCTGTGTATTAAGAATAAG GTACAATATCACAACAAACGACGTGCCAAGGAACTTTGATGCTTCGAATAACAATCA AGTGACAAATGACCCAACGACGCTCGCAGTGGATAAGACAACACAACTTCAGCTCGCCCTGAACACCGCTCAAGTCGGTCGCACTTTCCAAGACAGGACGCATGTCCTGGATATCATTCCCAGGCCTCCTGGCTTAAAGAATAAGCGAATTGTTTATATTGGAGGAATGGGAAAGAGAGGGAACATCGTGCAAGCTTATCCCGCCATGGAATATCGCTTTTATCAGGACGAGGTGACAGTTTCTACACAAGATGTCGTGTGCTTCGCATGGTCTG GATCGAACAACAATCCAAACAATTATGCCGGTGAAGGACAACAGG GATCGGATAGAACGAACGTATGCTGGGTGAAGGAAGGATGCAGCTCACTGCAACCCAAAGCTTGTTCCAGTTTGCCCCTCGAAGTGGTTGATCACTTGGATAAGTTTGACGCTGCTAGCTTAAACCTTCATCTAAACAAGGGATGCTACACCGGAGCAGGAAAATTACAGGCACAACTTAACAACGCGCCAGCTTCCTGTAATCCACCGTGTTTCCGCATCATTAAGGCTGGGAATTACTGTTACATGAGCACGCGCAATAACAACTTCTCCAACCGACGTCACATGGGAAGGATCACCGTCACGGCctaa